In Magnolia sinica isolate HGM2019 chromosome 16, MsV1, whole genome shotgun sequence, the genomic window ggatactatttggacttgattttcaagatggttgtcaagtccagtaaggtggtcataagtGTATAGTTTCACGTTactcggactttcgacgcgcggtctaagtCGGATACAGAGTTTCgcgatgctcccgagagcaaccgggttttgggattgatattaggtttctaggtaatgtagtgttagcgattctactagttttgggtcttgcagttcgtatagaaagcagttcaagctaatctacttattaattcagtttagtacttaattaattttcatctaattcataaagaatttggtccttggtggtttctgcttgaggtggtactcgggtctttgtatggattttttcaagacgttacagatGTGGTAAGGTCAGAAATTCTGACAATCcgcagagcatacattcaaaGAATGTCTAGAGGAGTTTTTAAATAGATATGATGATGTTAAAATATCATTAAAAGATGACtaggctaccatgagtttctgatgtgacaggatccggtgttcggcaagtcatagagcatacattTAATGATAACTTAGAGAAGCATGGGGGGTTGACAAGGGAAGTAATGATACGATTGATGAAGTATAAATGCTAATAATGATTGCATGgtctttggcttgcacttgaaatggcttggatgtttggatgcaccatggtTGAGAATGATCGACTCCAGTGGGATTGTAAGGCAAAGATGGATGGAGGTTAGAGGGGGCTGAAAAGATGGGAacttgagaactcaagcactccctctcactctcactcacttactttctctcactctcactcttctctttatagtTGAATGATTTTCTCGATCTTGGTGTGTGTAAAATGAAGaagtgaaggctatttatagctttttgggatgacattttggtaattctaaGGGTTTTGGAGGGGTGAATGATGATGTGGTGGTTcatgattggttgaggagaggaTAATGCCACATGTCATGCTTTTATAGGTTCTTGGatttggtaggatggtaaatagagtAAATGTTAGGGGTAAATTTATAGAAGAGTTGACTTTTGAAAGGGAGGAACAACTGTGTGCTTAGAGAGCACATTTGTCGAGAGAGGGCGGTAATCAGATTACCGccggcggtagtcagactactgctcaGGTATGATTACTCCCGTGGTTTGGCCGGTGGGCCCATTTCGAGCCTTGAGAGTGGCCCGAAGCCCCTTTTAGATATTTGGCTCAAAATGGCTCGAAATTAGCTTGGAAATAGCTTGAAAATGGTTTAAGAAATGGATCGATTTTTGGGCACGCTCTGGCTTGGATGATAGCTTGAGTTAAGTTAGGGTTTATGGTAACGTAATGGCTCAGCTTCAGTTAGGGTTTGGATCAAGTTTGGGAAATGGCTGCGGTTTTGGGTAGGGAGTGAGGTTTAGGTTCAGCTCCTAAGGGTCATTTATGCCTTATCAAGTTACAAGCCTAGGTGAGTGTCTACAGGCACGGGTGGTGTACGAGCATGCCGGAATTGGGATTGCGGTtacaattcaaactgaacaatgaCCCGGAGCACTGAAGTAGGCAAATATAGAATATGACTAGGTTCTAAAAAGATTCGTTGCCTATTTAGCCACTTACTCAATGTGTAAATTAATCGGGAGATGGTcggagggtggggttcgtcctctgataatGGGTTACTCATTTCCCTTCTGTATGAAAGGACTTTGGTGTAGATAAATTTAAAATGGTAAGGAATCCTTACAATCGACCGCTATTAGTTGTTGAAGGATACCTTTTTGATGATTGAACAAAGTTGAGCGAGTGAGCGTGAAATCGAATTACAGCTAAAAATTACCAGCTACTTAGTTACCACTAAAGATTACACTACAGAATGTAAATAGCAGGctgaaaagtaaatgattacactaggaAATGTAACTTACTTGACAgggaaagtaaaggattacattatggaatttaaattaactggtaattgaaagataattgaaagatagacttGGTTTATTTGGTTTAGTATGAGACGAATTGTTTTGCTACAATCTCCTTCTATTTATAGCTATGATCCAATCATTTTGGATTCTTCCCACGTTTAGACGGTTATGGTAATTGTTTTCCATTACTCTGTTTCCAAATGCTTCCCACATTCTAcattcttttgaatatttctCCAGCCAACTAACTGTCAGTCATACACATTTCGATTGTTAACTACTCGTTGCTCAATTACTTGAACTCAGTCGCATACACATAGACCCCCTCAATATAATTGATATGTTGTGGCTCTCCTTTTAACATACGATCTACTTGCAAAAGATCCTAAGACCGTTGCACGCGTATCCATACAAATTGCTAGTATTCGACCCTGATTGGTCGAAACATGGCTCAATTGGAACGGGTACAAATAGTAACATCCTCAACTAATGGTCAATCATAGCCCATCATGCGGAACTTACTATCACAAGATCAAATGTAATCATCCATTAAAATTGCATAGGGCACTTATTCAATTGAAGCCACATTGAGCAACCATGATCCGCTAGATGATAAATTCATGACCAAGTCTCACTCAATTCATTATACCAAGGGCCACTAGTTTGAGATTCCATTGTATACACGATCTATCAGATTATACCCCAATTATGGACATGCACATACAAGGTAAAGTTTATCATCAAGTATTAAGACGATATAAGAAATTTCTAGGTATGAGAATATATTCATGCACAACATATAAGAGTTCATACACGATAATTGTCATGCATATGATTTATTCTAATAGTTAACACAAGTAATCATAAAATAATACCACCCAATATTCGCcaaactaaaaagaaaagaattattaaTTAAACTAATATGGAAGTGAAAAGCCCAATGGGAAATGTCATCGCCTCTCAAGTTGGATTCCCTTATGTAGTTTTAGAGTAACCCAAGTTCCCTCAATTCAGTTGAGACAGTCTCCTATTCAATGTTGCTTGATTGTACGCCTAGGGTCATTCCTAATGTAAGGGAATAAGAATTTAAGATTACTAGTTAATGACTTAGTTAATAGGAATTCTAGAGGTAATTACAATAACTCATTCACTTGCAATCTTGGTTCAATTTGATTCTTGGATCCAACTTGGTAGACTTGATCCCCTGATAAGACAACTTTGACAAATTAGGAGCTGATGCAAAGATGAAACACACGActcaaatttatattaaaaagttTAGTGGTTTACAGAGTCAACTCGCATTACCTAAGCTATTTAGGCCTAATTCAGATTGAGTTTATCTTTCAACTGGTGACAAGGAAGGCCGGGGCAGATTTGACTTGAGTTCATTAGGCCCACACTCGATCGGAATTCATCTCAAGAGTAGGGAAGAAAACAGAGTTTCTGACTGGGTGACTGGATGGCAGGCTAGACCCAAAAATAACTAAATAACTCAGAGGCCGTCCAGTTCGAGTAATGACTGAGATAGTTGAAAAATGGGTTTACCTGGTTAGGTGTGGTAACCGAAGAAGGTCCGATGATAGCTCCCCACCGGTTCATGCAGCCCAAGTTAGACTCGATCTGTGTCCGGCCCAGAGATCTGGCAACCTACCCTTCCGATCAGTCACCTGCCACAGGCAGCAGGACTGGGTGACTGTACACCGCCGACTGAGTTTAAAACTGGTGACTCAGCTTCTGTAAACGCATAGCCACCACTCCACCAGCATTTGCCATCAACCCACCCCATTAGGACTCGCTCCCAGGGTGACCACACCGGTCAGAACTCGGTCCCAACTCAGGCAGCCACGGCCGGtccttcttgtgggccacaaaagttttcgatcaagctgatatttatgttttaccttatccagttagatggaaaataatcaatacagtggggcttaagaagtttttaatggtgagcgttcaatgatcactgtttcctgcggtgtgatcCATCTGAGTTTTGTATCTCTGTATAAATCTTAGGCTTATGAAATAAAATGACTtggaaaagcggatggacggcgtagatatacaacaaatacatataggtggtgggccccacggtgatgtactaACTCCATCGCAAGTCTCTAGGTACAAGTCAAGTCGCGCCCTTGAAAATCGGAGCTTTTTCCTTACCTTCAACTCAACAAATGCAAATTTAGCTGCCCGTGGGGGTTGGTGAGGTCGAAGACTGGAAAGATGGGTAGAATGACAGAAACCGCACCGCCACCACAATCTCACCATCCCATCCCAATCACCAGCAACAATTACATAATCCTCCCTTCTTACTATCCTCCTCCTTACTTTTCCCGCTCTCGCGCCATCTGTCGTCGTGTCCGCTCCTTCTCTTTATCCATTCTCCTTCCCATCTCTCTCCTCGCGCTCGCTCTCTTCTTCTTCTGGCCTTCCCAACCAGACCTTCATCTCTCCCGCCTCCGCCTTGAACACATCTCCTTCTCCACCCACAAATCTTCCTCCTCAATCCTCCCTTCCCTTTCCATCGACGTCTCACTCGATCTCACTGTCAAGGTCCGTAACAAGGACTTCCTCTCACTCGATTACGGCTCGATCCTCGTCTCCATCGGCTACCGCGGTCGCCAGCTCGGCTACGTCACGTCTGCCGGGGGCCACATCCGTGCCAGGGGTTCCTCCTACGTCAATGCCACACTCCAGCTTGATGGCGTTGAGATCCTCCACGACGTTCTCTACCTGATCGAGGATATGGCGAGAGGGTCGATCCCGTTTGATACGGTGACTGAGATCCAGGGTCAGCTTGGACTTCTTTTCTTTGACTTCCCGATCCAGGTGTGTGCTTCGAACTTTTTTTTTGGCCTCCCCTTATTATTTACCTTTTCTCAGTCTCTAGGATAGAATGGCAGTTTTATTTGAATAGGAAGCGGGTGATCGATTGGAAAAAGGGAAAGGGTAGGAGATTAAAGGGTCGTTTGGATGTctgtaaatggtttaagtggtaaggtgtaaatcatttatagcCTGTCTTGTTTGGCTGTTAGCTgtaatgatttacaggtaaataaaACTATTTGTGTTTTAAATGGAGGGCTGATCTTTCAATTTATAGCTGTTAGGCTGTAAATGAAATCCTAGCTTTTTGCCTGTGTAAATCAAATGGGGCTGAAAGTTGTAAACCATTTTTCAGGCATTTTTCATCATCCAAACACAGACTTTAaaccatttacctgtaaatcatttacagttagccccatttacaggcatccaaacgtcCCCTATGTGAAAGACAGAGGAAAAGTGGATCTCTGAAACAAAATTATCTTTCTGGGGTGATGGGTTGTGGTAGATTCATGTTATTCTTTGAGCAGGATTGATTTTTTATGGGATATTCTGATTATATTGGGTCTGGAAAATCATAAGAAGGGATTCCCTTCAGATGTTCAACTAAAacccttgtttttatttttaaaatttaaatttcaccATATTAGTACAAATTCTGACTATATTGGGTCTGGAAATCATACCAAGGAACCCTTCAGCATTTTTTAGCTTGATCATCGTGTACgactcaaactaaaagggaaattttataagatagctATAGACTAGCCATggtttatgggacaaaatgttgggtagttaaggaacaacattttcataggatgagtgtagccgaattgaggatgttgagatcaatgagtggcaagatgaggaaggataaaaTTACAAATGAATGCATGTCAGGGAACTTAGGAGTGGCACCAATAGTTAATAAGATTAGGGAAaatagatttggatggtttggtcatgtgcaaaggagaccaagaactgtgctgGTTAGGAGCGAGTTGGTATAAGTTagaggctctaaaagggcaagggaacaCCCAAAAGTATGTGGGTGGTGTTTGCTGTTGTTTTCTACACTGAGTGCgtgggcgtgccagaattgaatttgtggctccaattcaaaccgaacaacaatgaccccaagcgccGAGATAGGCAAACATGTAGTGTATGACTAAGATCTAAAAAGATTGGtcacctatttagccactcgctcAGTGTGTAAAATTGTATCAGGCGATATTTAGAGGGTGGGTTCGTCCTTTGATGATAGGTTATTCCTTTGCCtttcgtacgaaaggacttttcaatacagacaAAATGAAACGAGAAAGAGATTCTTACAGTCGATCATGAATAACAGCCGTGGAATACTCTTTCGATGGATGAACTGAGCCCAACGTGCTAGCGTAAACTCGAATTACAGCTAATTCTTACCAGCTACTTGCTTACTACTAcaaattacactaaggaatgtaaacaacaggctaaaagtaaaaaattacactaagaaatgtaatttacttggcaagaaaagtaaaggattacactatggaatgtaaatggaccggtaattgaaagatagatttggtttgtttgggttggtatgagacgattttccatcttgatttgctttgttatttatagctttgatctaGCCATTCCGAATCCTTCTCACGTGTCGACGGTTACCATAACTGTTCTCCATTACTGTCTCCTGGATGCTTCCCACGTTCTTGCTTCCTTTGCTTCTCATCTCTCCACCTGTCATGTAACCGTTTGAGCATGATCGTTTCTCCATCGGCTGCTTTAGCAACACACGACACCACTTGATACGTCCTAGCTACATTTATTGAGAAATCTCCTTCACACATATTTGCAGATCTTCGAATGTACCATGCTTATCCATACAGATCACACGTAACTCCCTCTGATTGGTCGTAACAGGGTATGACGATAATAGGGGTGAATATGTGGAGGTTGTAATAAGGACTTGATGATCTatttatggtccttgatagagtgaaatTGTGGAAAAGGACTCATGTAGCCAATCCTAGctagttggaataaggcttagatgataatggtgatgataatgatgatgatgatgatataagtACAAATGGAGTACACTAATGGTAACAACCCCATTCAGCAGTGTCTGCAGTAGTGAGTGAAGCGGCAAATAGATAGGTGAATGCTGCAGGTTTGGTGGCGGGAGATGTATCTGGAGAAGTAGGAAGTTTAGAGGCCATGTGATTAATTGGAAGCAAACTATAGGAAATGGATGTAGGTCACTAACCAAAGAAATAGGGAACAAAGGCTTAcatgagaggatttggagagattaacatTTATACTCTTTTCAAATTTATCTTTTAGCACAATCCCCGACGCTCGTCATGATCTGATGAAGGTCATGAAGGAATCCCATGACAGATCCAAAATTACTAGATTTATTGACTGCACCTTTCCAACCCTCATTGACAGGTGTAGTTAAAGGTGAGCTGTGTGCAGCCTTAGGCGTTTAGGCGAGCCTAGGCAACAACCTGTTCATGTGCACCAGTCTAGTTGCAACCATACTTGTTTTACTTATCGCTTCAAGCAGCTAAGTGTTGCATGTGACCCTGACATGTTACCATAGTAATCACATTCTATGTGCCTATTGCATGTGCAGTTTTGATATTGAAATTCCCTACTTAGATCCAGtattcgaaatattggtatcatgTTACGTATCatatccttgggatatagatacatattggttatcgcacgggatatatcatttgtatcggttaatttatcacactttttgggaaacatggggaaacattagaaaaatggttgaatttttcaatgaaacttcagggattatttaaaaaaactttaatatacacttttaaatcataacatctcaaaaaagaagtgcatataataggtttcctttatatagggttctaagctatgcgctgtccgactgaactaatgcaactatattcaaattgaatggataacatttagagtgtatgtgataatcatttcatcaaacactcctaaataatTTGAAATTAGTTTTAATTGTtggctggttgaagggaaatttagaaaaataataatattttaatatttttaaattaatttttaattaaaaaatgaattttatttttttaaaattgacaaagacttaacaaatcagtatatcaaccctcatacatgcttgatttcattttGGTGTGCAActttgcaagcaatttgggagaagttgaaaatttttgaaaatttcctaaatcagaccacctacactcaaatttcgaaattagagtgtatgtggtgATCATTTCATcgaatactcctaaatacttcgaaattagtctcaattgactgttagctgaaggaaaattttgaaaaaaaaacatggagaacatggagaaccaatggatatcgaaatcaaagctccaacttcatgattttttgtgcaaaacatgaagaactgatggatttgtaaccatttgacactgatttaacataatttcaacaaaaaaaggatcataaattgaaaatgttcactgGATCAAACATGTAGGATATATTGGCACCACCAATGCGTTTTGTATTGCACGGGTggcatacaagatatatcgtcggaatatcagccgatatcgttgatatttaaaacattgcctagATCACTGTCTGTTTGTCGGCTTTGCATTTTCCACATACAATAGCAATGATGCTTATTAATGATGTATGCTGTCAGCATTGTAGTTTTTTGCCTCTCAATTTGCTGTGAGCTGCTGCTAATCTTTCATTGGTCTTTGAGGACCTGTGGTGAATATATAGATCTATCTGGATTCTCAACTATTTGTCTGTTCACAATGTCTTTGTTTACATTAAAAATTTATGTAGTTGCAATCTGTTAATGATTTTGAACTTGGTTTTACAGTGTATCTTTTAATAACTGGTCCTTTGATTTTTGTCTTTGTTGTCAGACAAAAGTGAGTTGTGAGGTATACGTGAACACGGACAACCAGACTATCGTTCGTCAAGATTGCTACCCGGAGGTGAGTCATACACAGTCATTGAGGAAAGTCATCATGTCTTGTAGCTCCATTTCTAACATTTGAACTGGTTTTGCTGTAATCAGTGATGGTTATCTCACAGGCTGTGGACATGGGTTGATCACACGTCACAGTGGCGTCCCTACAAAGTAAAGTTCATATGCCTTACCCCGTTTATTCTGTGTGGAGTGAAATTGCATGGGTGGATGACTGGATGCCCTTGTAACATAATATTGTGATGAACATGCCAACTCATTATGTAATCTTATGGTGCTTCAAAATTTATAATGAAATTGGTATAAGAGTCATTGTGGAGCCTGTCATGTAtattattgttttcttttttcggTTAGTTTGGCTCAAACCtgagacctcagtgttgaaatgcatTTTTGTCTACCATCGAGCTCTAGGTACAAacccatttttcttttcttggttGGACTTATTGATCCAAGTTGTAGAGGGTGGATTGGAATTTTGGGGTTTGGGTTTTTATACATTTGAAAGATTGGGCTATTGCTACATAGGAACAGTTGAAGGAAGACTAGGGAAACTTTGATAGTTACCCATGACCATGTAATGTCGGCCATGATCTTTGGGAACCCCAAAGGATATGCTGATATCATCTTCCTTGGTTCCAAAGCTTTCCTTAGACATGTTGCCTCTTGCTGAAGAAAGGAAGCTGCCGTGTTTTCGCTGTAGAGGGGTTTTTGCCTTTTTCTAGTGGAAGACGATTCTGTTTGGTTGCAGCAAGGAACATAAATCTATCCCCCATATAGATTCTCACCATGGTGATCTCTGATACCAAGTACATCCTTTTCATTGGGAAATTTGTCATAGTATATtttgctgatatttttatttacaATCAATCTTATTTGGTCCATGAGGGACACTTTAGGCAAGTGATGCAAGTTCTTAGGGCTGAAAAAAGTGTACCTTTTGAGTCCCAATGTTGCATGTTTGGGTTTTGTTGTCTCTCTAAAAGGTGCAAAAGTGGGCCCAGAAAAGATAAGGGCCATTGTTGATTGGCCAACAGCTTCGAATGTCCATGAAGTGTGGAGTTTCCATGGATTAGCCCACCTTCTACTAACATTTTATTCGAAATTTCAGCACTATCATGGTGCCTATCACGAAGTATATGAAATGTGGTCAGTTTACTTGGACCAAGGTGGCAAGCAATGCATTTGAAAAAATCAAGTGCAAGATGGTGAAAGCCCCAATTCTACTATTACTGGATTTTGAGAAAATCTTTCAGATTGCATGTGATGCTTCACATGTGGGTATAGGAGCTATCCTTCGCCAAGAAGGACATCTTGTGGCCTATTTTTACTGAAAAGCTCAACAATGCCAAGAAGAGGTACTTATGATGTCGAGCTCTATGCCATGGTAAAAGCTCTCAAGCATTGGTGGCACCATCTCATTCATCGAGAATTTGTCCTATACTCTGATTGTGAGGCATTGCTTTATCTCAACTCATAAAAAAAGCTTAGTTCTCGACTTGCAAAGTGGAGTAGTTATGTCCAAGAATTCACCTTCCATTTGAAGCACCAGGCGGGAGTCAATAATAAAGTAGCTGATGCAGTTAGTGGAAAGGCCCTCCTCTTGGTAAAGATATCCGTCACTACTATTGGGTTTGAGGAGCTGAAGCGTTGTTATGATAATGATGCATATTTTGATACTATTTACCCCACCCTTCGTGACGGTTCAGGCAACTAACATTCTGATTTTCAGATTTGGATGGGTACTTATTCTACAAGACTCTTCTATGTTTGCCATGAACC contains:
- the LOC131228695 gene encoding uncharacterized protein LOC131228695 codes for the protein MGRMTETAPPPQSHHPIPITSNNYIILPSYYPPPYFSRSRAICRRVRSFSLSILLPISLLALALFFFWPSQPDLHLSRLRLEHISFSTHKSSSSILPSLSIDVSLDLTVKVRNKDFLSLDYGSILVSIGYRGRQLGYVTSAGGHIRARGSSYVNATLQLDGVEILHDVLYLIEDMARGSIPFDTVTEIQGQLGLLFFDFPIQTKVSCEVYVNTDNQTIVRQDCYPE